From one Drosophila gunungcola strain Sukarami chromosome 2R unlocalized genomic scaffold, Dgunungcola_SK_2 000006F, whole genome shotgun sequence genomic stretch:
- the LOC128255095 gene encoding NADP-dependent malic enzyme has translation MAQIARPDWHLIMDGRYNKGLAFTIEERQRLGIMGLMPCSVRSIEDQLDAARANFDARPSNISRFTYLSAVHHRHRRLYYRFVRDNIEQVLPIVYTPTVGDVVATYGLNFQHATSLFISIHDKGHIRDVMHNWIDEGVRAICVTDGGRVLGLGDMGANAMGISLGKMVLYTALGGIPPTSLMPVCLDVGTDNQSLLDDPLYVGARIPRVRGPEYEELVEEFMESAVKCFGNYTFIHFEDFATPNALKFLDKYQYKYCCFNDDIQGTGATGLAAFINVERITGLKLEDTIFVFVGAGSAALGIANMLIIELEERGIPSEEAAKNVYLFDANGLMTCESKDVPEQAKRYLKPVEPIKQLQDVVEKLKPSVLVGATGVGGIFNEQVLKTMAKNHERPAVFALSNPTSSSECTAEQAYTHTEGRVLFGSGSPFPPVVINGKRFTPAQANNCLTFPGIALAAITTRAKYLPNSVFSVASHELARNTTQKQLDAGTLFPAIKDAHEVAFNVGVAMAQYLFDNDLANIYPKPKNVCEFVRKSLYELEYRNSMPTTWCYPEQPPKPKAKPKPQPKAEDDEK, from the exons ATGGCACAAATAGCGCGACCCGACTGGCATCTTATCATGGATGGAAGATACAATAAG GGCCTTGCATTTACCATTGAGGAGCGACAGCGTCTGGGAATCATGGGATTGATGCCCTGCTCCGTGCGCTCCATTGAAGATCAACTGGATGCGGCTCGGGCGAATTTCGATGCCAGGCCGTCGAATATTAGCCGGTTCACCTACCTGAGTGCCGTCCACCATCGCCACAGACGACTGTACTATCGCTTTGTGCGCGATAACATCGAGCAGGTGCTGCCGATCGTTTACACGCCGACGGTGGGCGACGTGGTGGCCACCTACGGACTTAACTTCCAGCATGCCACCAGCCTGTTCATCAGCATCCACGACAAGGGACACATCCGGGACGTGATGCACAACTGGATCGACGAGGGTGTGAGGGCCATCTGCGTGACGGATGGCGGCAGAGTCCTGGGCCTCGGCGACATGGGCGCCAATGCCATGGGCATTAGTCTGGGCAAAATGGTGCTGTACACGGCGCTGGGCGGGATTCCGCCCACCTCACTGATGCCCGTCTGCCTGGACGTGGGCACGGACAACCAGTCCCTGCTCGACGATCCTCTCTATGTGGGCGCACGGATACCCAGAGTTAGGGGTCCCGAGTATGAGGAATTGGTCGAGGAGTTCATGGAGTCGGCGGTTAAGTGCTTTGGTAACTACACCTTCATTCACTTCGAAGACTTTGCCACACCGAATGCCTTAAAGTTCTTGGATAAGTATCAGTACAAATACTGTTGCTTCAACGATGACATCCAGGGAACCGGAGCCACTGGACTGGCTGCCTTCATCAATGTGGAACGCATCACGGGACTTAAACTGGAGGATACGATATTCGTTTTCGTGGGCGCCGGGAGCGCCGCCTTGGGCATAGCCAATATGTTGATAATCGAACTGGAGGAAAGGGGCATTCCGTCAGAGGAGGCGGCCAAGAATGTCTATCTGTTCGATGCCAATGGCTTAATGACCTGCGAGAGCAAGGATGTCCCTGAGCAGGCCAAGCGATATCTAAAGCCAGTGGAGCCCATCAAGCAACTCCAAGATGTGGTGGAGAAACTGAAGCCATCGGTTCTGGTCGGAGCCACTGGAGTGGGTGGAATTTTCAACGAGCAAGTACTGAAAACCATGGCCAAAAATCACGAGCGGCCTGCGGTTTTTGCCCTCTCGAATCCCACATCCAGTTCGGAATGCACCGCCGAACAGGCCTACACACATACCGAG ggtCGCGTTCTTTTCGGTTCCGGATCACCTTTTCCACCCGTGGTGATCAATGGCAAAAGGTTTACGCCCGCCCAGGCCAACAACTGTCTTACATTCCCGGGCATCGCACTGGCCGCCATTACCACTAGGGCCAAATATCTTCCCAATTCAGTGTTCTCCGTGGCGTCGCACGAGCTGGCCAGGAACACCACCCAAAAGCAACTGGATGCAGGCACCCTATTTCCGGCCATCAAGGATGCCCACGAGGTGGCCTTCAATGTGGGAGTGGCCATGGCTCAATATTTGTTTGACAATG ATCTTGCAAACATTTATCCCAAGCCCAAGAATGTATGTGAGTTCGTAAGGAAATCTTTGTACGAACTTGAGTACCGAAACTCGATGCCAACCACTTGGTGTTATCCGGAGCAGCCGCCGAAGCCCAAGGCAAAACCTAAACCCCAGCCAAAGGCGGAAGATGACGAGAAGTAA